A window from Panulirus ornatus isolate Po-2019 chromosome 29, ASM3632096v1, whole genome shotgun sequence encodes these proteins:
- the LOC139758090 gene encoding protein mab-21-like, translated as MLVPADMQGAQSRMLYQVNKYSSERVAARRAAVAKTLREVVKVVQDVLKEVEVQEPRVISSLSEVNGRFEGLNVVSPTEFEAILYLNQMGEFNFVDDGSIPGSAVLKLSDGRKRSMSLWVEFITASGYLSARKMRSRLHTLVAQSIDKCSYRDSVRMVGDTSEVRLRVRDRYVVQITPAFKCSGVWPRSAAHWPSPHVPWPPPSLVAEVKTEGFDLLSKESTGCAGRNGAGLEGDAWVLSFNDAENRLLYGASRKRCLAILKTLRDRHLDLPGDPVPAYAVKTLMLYECEKHPREAEWEEGALGDRLVGILLQLITCLQCRRCPHYFLPNINLLRGASPPALESAAKQAWRLTRELLTNSKSLEKL; from the coding sequence ATGCTGGTACCGGCGGACATGCAGGGTGCCCAGTCACGCATGCTGTACCAGGTAAACAAATACTCGAGCGAGCGAGTGGCCGCCCGCCGGGCAGCTGTTGCAAAGACGCTGCGGGAAGTGGTCAAGGTCGTGCAAGATGTTCTGAAGGAAGTCGAGGTACAAGAGCCGCGGGTCATTTCATCCCTGTCAGAGGTCAACGGCCGCTTCGAGGGGCTAAATGTCGTCTCGCCCACAGAATTCGAGGCGATACTCTACCTCAATCAGATGGGAGAATTTAATTTTGTTGACGACGGGAGCATCCCTGGGAGCGCGGTGCTCAAGCTCAGCGACGGTCGGAAACGCTCCATGTCCCTGTGGGTGGAGTTCATCACCGCCTCTGGCTACCTGTCCGCAAGAAAGATGAGGTCGAGACTCCATACCCTGGTGGCACAGTCTATCGACAAGTGTAGCTACCGCGACTCCGTCAGGATGGTTGGCGACACAAGCGAGGTGAGGCTACGGGTGCGGGACCGCTATGTGGTGCAGATCACACCAGCTTTCAAATGCTCGGGCGTTTGGCCTCGTTCGGCCGCCCACTGGCCCTCGCCGCACGTGCCCTGGCCGCCCCCTAGCCTGGTGGCCGAAGTTAAGACAGAGGGCTTCGACCTGCTCAGTAAGGAGAGCACCGGCTGTGCCGGTAGGAACGGGGCCGGTCTTGAGGGCGATGCCTGGGTGTTGTCCTTCAACGATGCTGAGAACCGTCTTCTGTACGGTGCCTCCCGCAAGCGGTGCCTAGCTATCCTGAAGACGCTGCGGGATCGCCACCTGGACCTGCCTGGAGACCCAGTACCGGCCTACGCGGTCAAGACCCTCATGCTGTACGAGTGTGAGAAGCACCCGAGGGAGGCAGAGTGGGAGGAAGGAGCGCTAGGAGACCGTTTGGTGGGCATCCTACTGCAGCTCATCACTTGCCTCCAGTGCCGTCGATGCCCGCACTACTTCCTCCCTAACATCAACCTCCTTCGGGGTGCCTCGCCTCCTGCGTTAGAATCGGCAGCCAAGCAGGCCTGGAGACTGACCCGCGAGCTCCTCACGAACTCGAAGAGCCTGGAGAAGCTGTGA
- the LOC139758089 gene encoding putative nucleotidyltransferase MAB21L1 codes for MLVPSDGVSSGSGKLVAALEQFYAEQVSKRRMIVSKRVEEVVQVAHDLMKHVEAQEPRCLSTLSQAGGRWEGLQILSPSEYQVTIYLNQMGEFNLVDDGTVPGSAVLKLSDGRKRSMSLWVEFITASGYLSSRKMRARFQTLVAQAVEKSQYRDQLRMVGGTSEVRVRIRDTYTLELTLAFKCYGIWPRSAAHWPELSLPWPGVELAAEVKMSGFTLVSRDCSHLARDKDKEKQDAAITAEGDTWVMVFIEAEDRLLTQGCRKKCLSILKTLRDRHLDLPGNPVTSYVLKTLVLYECEKHPHEWEWDTLSMGDRINGILLQLISCLLCRRCPHYFLPQVDLFRGSPRQSLIQGASQTWRLTRDLLTRTEYLQQC; via the coding sequence ATGTTGGTGCCCAGCGACGGTGTCTCCAGCGGCTCAGGGAAGCTGGTGGCCGCCCTCGAACAGTTCTACGCCGAGCAGGTGTCCAAGCGGCGTATGATCGTGAGCAagcgggtggaggaggtggtgcaggtggcacACGATCTCATGAAACATGTGGAAGCGCAGGAGCCGCGTTGCCTCTCCACGCTCTCCCAGGCCGGCGGCCGCTGGGAGGGCCTCCAAATCCTCTCCCCCAGCGAGTACCAGGTCACCATTTACCTCAATCAAATGGGAGAGTTCAACCTGGTGGACGACGGAACCGTGCCCGGAAGTGCCGTGCTCAAGCTCAGTGACGGTCGGAAGCGGTCAATGTCGCTATGGGTAGAGTTCATCACCGCTTCGGGTTACCTGTCCTCGCGAAAGATGCGTGCCCGCTTCCAGACGTTGGTTGCCCAAGCGGTGGAGAAGTCCCAGTACCGCGACCAGCTGAGGATGGTGGGCGGCACCTCGGAGGTTCGCGTCAGGATCCGGGACACCTACACCCTCGAGCTCACTCTCGCTTTCAAGTGTTATGGCATCTGGCCCAGGTCGGCTGCCCACTGGCCCGAGCTGTCCCTGCCCTGGCCCGGGGTCGAGCTGGCAGCAGAGGTCAAGATGTCCGGGTTCACACTAGTCTCCCGCGACTGTTCCCACCTCGCACGAGACaaggacaaggagaagcaagatGCTGCCATTACAGCTGAGGGCGATACCTGGGTGATGGTGTTCATAGAGGCTGAGGACAGGCTCCTCACCCAAGGGTGCCGCAAGAAGTGCCTCTCCATCCTCAAGACCCTACGAGACAGGCACCTGGACCTGCCTGGTAATCCCGTTACTTCGTATGTGCTGAAGACGCTAGTGTTGTACGAATGCGAGAAACACCCGCACGAGTGGGAATGGGACACCCTTAGCATGGGTGACCGCATCAACGGCATCCTCCTGCAGCTCATATCATGTCTGCTGTGTCGCAGGTGTCCTcattacttcctgccccaggtgGACCTCTTCCGCGGCTCTCCTCGACAAAGCCTCATCCAGGGTGCCTCCCAGACGTGGCGCCTCACCCGCGATCTACTCACCAGAACAGAATACCTACAACAGTGCTAA